The Streptomyces sp. ALI-76-A nucleotide sequence CCTGGTGCGGCCGGATCAGGGACGGCCGGTTCCGGGACGGGGCGGCCGTCCACCAGATGCCGCTCAACTCCCCGCCGCACGCCATCCACGGCACCGCCCGCGACGGCGCCTGGCGCACCGCCCGCGCCACCACCGACGAGGCGGTCATCACGTACGACCTGGTCGAACCGTGGCCCTACGCGGGCCGGATCACCCAGGCCGTCGCCCTCACCGGGGACGCCCTGACGCTGACCATGTCCGTGGAGACGTACGACTCCTCCTTCCCGGCGCAGATCGGCTGGCACCCCTGGTTCCACCGCACCCTGGGCGGAGAGGGCGTACGGCTCGACTTCACACCCGCCTGGCAGGAGGAGCGCGGCGAGGACCACCTGCCCACCGGCAACCGCGTCGACCCGCGGCCCGGCCCGTGGGACGACTGCTTCGGGATGCCCGGCGGGGTCGACGTCACCCTCACCTGGCCCGGGCACCTGGAGCTGAAGGTGACCAGCCCCGAGCAGTGGGTCGTGGTGTACGACGAGCAGGAGGCCGCCGTCTGCGTGGAGCCGCAGACCGGGCCGCCCAACGGGCTCAACACCCTCCCGCGCCTGGTCACGCCACTGGAGCCGCTGGAAGCCACCACCACTTGGACCTGGCGCCGCCTCTAAGCTGACAGGCATGACAGACGTTCGCGGCGCGCTGCTGCAGCAGATCAAGGACAAGGCCGTGGTGCACGGCAAGGTGACCCTGTCGTCGGGTCTGGAGGCCGACTACTACGTCGACCTGCGGCGCATCACCCTCGACGGCGAGGCCGCCCCGCTGGTCGGGCAGGTGTTGCTGGACCTGACCGCCGACCTGGAGTTCGACGCGGTGGGCGGGCTGACCATGGGCGCCGACCCGGTGGCCGCGGCCATGCTGCACGCGGCCGCCGCCCGCGGTCAGCGGCTGGACGCCTTCGTCGTGCGCAAGGCGGCCAAGGCGCACGGCCTGCAGCGGCGGGTCGAGGGGCCGGAGATCGCGGGCCGCCGGGTCCTGGTCGTCGAGGACACCTCCACCACCGGCGGCTCCCCGCTCACCGCCGTCGAGGCGGTGCGCGAGGCGGGCGCCGAGGTCGTCGGCGTGGCGACCATCGTCGACCGGGCGACCGGCGCGGCCGAGAAGATCGAGCAGGGCGCGGGAGTGCCGTACCGCTTCGCCTACGGGAAGGACGAGTTGGGACTGGACTGAGGACGAGCCGGGACTGGACCGAGGGCGAGCTGGGACTGGACCGACATAACGACTTGACCTGCGGCGTCGACCAGCCGGTCAAGTCTGGAAAGATGGGGACGACGATGACGTCGCATCCCAAGGTCTAGGTCAGGGCCGTCAGCACGCAGTACGCCAACCCGCACATACAAGGAGCGGACAGATGCCCATCGCAACCCCCGAGGTCTACAACGAGATGCTCGACCGGGCGAAGGCAGGCAAGTTCGCCTACCCGGCCATCAACGTGACCTCGACCCAGACCCTGCACGCTGCGCTGCGCGGCTTCGCGGAGGCCGAGAGCGACGGCATCATCCAGATCTCGACGGGTGGCGCGGAGTTCCTGGGCGGTCAGCACAGCAAGGACATGGTGACCGGCGCCGTCGCCCTGGCCGAGTTCGCGCACATCGTCGCCAAGAAGTACGACATCACGGTCGCCCTGCACACGGACCACTGCCCGAAGGACAAGCTCGACGGGTACGTACGTCCGCTGCTCGCGGTCTCCGAGGAGCGCGTCAAGGCCGGGCAGAACCCGCTGTTCCAGTCCCACATGTGGGACGGCTCCGCGGAGACCCTCGCCGACAACCTCTCCATCGCCCAGGAGCTGCTGGAGCGCGCCCGCGCCGCCAAGATCATCCTTGAGGTGGAGATCACCCCGACCGGTGGCGAGGAGGACGGCGTCACGCACGAGATCAACGACTCCCTGTACACGACCGTCGACGACGCCGTGCGCACGGTCGAGGCCCTCGGCCTGGGCGAGAAGGGCCGCTACCTGCTGGCCGCCTCCTTCGGCAACGTCCACGGCGTGTACAAGCCGGGCAACGTGGTGCTGCGCCCCGAGCTGCTGAAGGAGCTGAACGACGGCGTGGCCGCCAAGTACGGCAAGCCGGCCGGCGCGCAGCCGTTCGACTTCGTCTTCCACGGCGGCTCCGGCTCGTCCGCGGAGGAGATCGCGACCGCGCTGGAGAACGGCGTCGTCAAGATGAACATCGACACCGACACGCAGTACGCCTTCACGCGTCCGGTCGCCGACCACATGTTCCGCAACTACGACGGCGTCCTGAAGGTCGACGGCGAGGTCGGCTCCAAGAAGACCTACGACCCGCGCACCTGGGGCAAGCTGGCCGAGGCGGGCATGGCCGCCCGCGTCGTCGAGGCCTGCGGCAACCTGCGGTCCAGCGGTACGAAGATCAAGTAGCCGTTCCGCGCGGAGCAGCCCTTTCGGAGCAGCCCTTCCGCGTCGTACGACGAGCCCGGTGCCATCGCACCGGGCTCGCCGTGCACCCGGGGCGGGTCCGTGCACCCGGGGCGGGTCCGGGCGGACGGGGCAGGTCCGGGGCGGGACGGCGGGGGAGTGTGACAGTCGGCGCCGCGTGTCCTTGGCCCCCCGGCCGAATGGAGGAGACTGGACCCCATGTCCATTCACGAGAACCTTCTCGGGGGTCCGCCCCCGACCCACCTCCCCGACGACCCGGAACCGCGGGAGCTGCTGGCCGGCGGTACCGCACCCGCCGATGTCGCCGCGAAGTACCCCACCTCCTCCCTGGCCTGGGCCCAGCTGGCCGACGAGGCGTTCGAGCGGGGCAGCGTGGTGGAGTCGTACGCCTATGCCCGTACGGGCTACCACCGCGGCCTGGACTCGCTGCGCCGCAGCGGCTGGAAGGGCCACGGCCCGGTCCCCTGGGAGCACGAGCCGAACCGTGGCTTCCTGCGCGCCCTGCACGCCCTCGCCCGCGCCGCGCAGGCGATCGGCGAGCAGGAGGAGTACGAGCGCTGCTCGCAGTTCCTGAAGGACTCCTCGCCGACGGCGGCCCAGACGCTGGGCTGAGCCGTCACCTCCTTGCGGGCCCGCCTGGGTGATCAGGCGGGCCTTGCCTTTTCGTCGGACCATCGAAGAGGATGCCCGGCGGGGACCGGGGCCCCCGTGTCGGTAACGGCAGGGGCGGACCGCTACCCGGAGTACACAGCAGGAGACAGCGATGTCCCAAGAGGCTCACGACACGCAGGAGCCCGAGACCCCGCATCTCGACTTCCACGGCACGACCCCGTACGAGGACTACGTCCAGGCGGACGTGCTCACCCACCTCCAGCACACCCTCTCCGACGATCCCGGAGAGATGGTCTTCCTGGTCACCACCCAGGTGATGGAGCTGTGGTTCACGGTCATCGTCCACGAGTGGGAGACCGCCGCGCGGGCCCTTCGCGAGGACGACGTGCCGGTCGCGATCGCCGCGCTGAAGCGGTCCGTGCGGGAGCTGGAGGCGCTGAACGCCTCCTGGAAGCCGCTCGGGCAGCTCACGCCGGCCCAGTTCAACTCGTACCGCTCCGCCCTCGGCGAGGGCTCCGGGTTCCAGTCGGCGATGTACCGCCGGATGGAGTTCCTGCTCGGTGACAAGTCCGCGTCCATGCTGGTCCCGCACCGGGGCGCGCCGCGCGTCCACGCGGAGCTGGAGAAGGCGCTGCACGAGCCGAGCCTGTACGACGAGGTGCTGCGGCTGCTGGCGCGGCGCGGGCATCCGGTCCCGGCCGCCGTCCTGGACCGTGACGTGTCGCGCCGCTACGAGCCGTCGGCGGAGGTGGAGGCGGTGTGGACCGCGCTCTACGCGGGTGACGAGAACGACCAGCTCGCCCGGCTCGGCGAGGCGCTGACCGACGTGGCCGAACTGGTGTGGCGCTGGCGCAACGACCACCTGGTCGCGACCCGGCGCGCGATGGGCGCGAAGACCGGCACGGGCGGCTCCGCCGGGGTGGCCTGGCTGGAGAAGCGCGCTCGGAAGAACGTGTTCCCGGAGCTGTGGACGGCTCGTTCGCATGTCTGAGATCACTGGACTGGCCTTCAAGGCACGGGAGTTGGACGCCGGAGACGAACTGGCGGGCGTGCGGGCGCGGTTCGTGCTCGACGACGTCGTCTACCTCGACGGGAACTCGCTGGGCGCGCTGCCGGCGGCCGTCCCCGGGCGCGTCGACGACGTCGTACGACGGCAGTGGGGCGAGCTGCGCATCCGGTCCTGGGAGGAGAGCGGCTGGTGGACCGCGCCCGAGCGGATCGGCGACCGGATCGCCCCGCTGGTCGGAGCGGCGGCCGGGCAGATCGTGGTCGGCGACTCGACCAGTGTGAACGTGTTCAAGGCGCTGGTGGGCGCGGTGCGGATGGCGCGGCTCGCGGGTCAGGAGCGCGAC carries:
- a CDS encoding aldose 1-epimerase; this encodes MSNEDITLTAGDAEVTVQPGNGGRIGGLRVGGTELLRQGDRFGCFPMVPWCGRIRDGRFRDGAAVHQMPLNSPPHAIHGTARDGAWRTARATTDEAVITYDLVEPWPYAGRITQAVALTGDALTLTMSVETYDSSFPAQIGWHPWFHRTLGGEGVRLDFTPAWQEERGEDHLPTGNRVDPRPGPWDDCFGMPGGVDVTLTWPGHLELKVTSPEQWVVVYDEQEAAVCVEPQTGPPNGLNTLPRLVTPLEPLEATTTWTWRRL
- the pyrE gene encoding orotate phosphoribosyltransferase, which codes for MTDVRGALLQQIKDKAVVHGKVTLSSGLEADYYVDLRRITLDGEAAPLVGQVLLDLTADLEFDAVGGLTMGADPVAAAMLHAAAARGQRLDAFVVRKAAKAHGLQRRVEGPEIAGRRVLVVEDTSTTGGSPLTAVEAVREAGAEVVGVATIVDRATGAAEKIEQGAGVPYRFAYGKDELGLD
- the fbaA gene encoding class II fructose-bisphosphate aldolase, with protein sequence MPIATPEVYNEMLDRAKAGKFAYPAINVTSTQTLHAALRGFAEAESDGIIQISTGGAEFLGGQHSKDMVTGAVALAEFAHIVAKKYDITVALHTDHCPKDKLDGYVRPLLAVSEERVKAGQNPLFQSHMWDGSAETLADNLSIAQELLERARAAKIILEVEITPTGGEEDGVTHEINDSLYTTVDDAVRTVEALGLGEKGRYLLAASFGNVHGVYKPGNVVLRPELLKELNDGVAAKYGKPAGAQPFDFVFHGGSGSSAEEIATALENGVVKMNIDTDTQYAFTRPVADHMFRNYDGVLKVDGEVGSKKTYDPRTWGKLAEAGMAARVVEACGNLRSSGTKIK
- a CDS encoding DUF3151 domain-containing protein, which gives rise to MSIHENLLGGPPPTHLPDDPEPRELLAGGTAPADVAAKYPTSSLAWAQLADEAFERGSVVESYAYARTGYHRGLDSLRRSGWKGHGPVPWEHEPNRGFLRALHALARAAQAIGEQEEYERCSQFLKDSSPTAAQTLG
- a CDS encoding tryptophan 2,3-dioxygenase family protein, whose product is MSQEAHDTQEPETPHLDFHGTTPYEDYVQADVLTHLQHTLSDDPGEMVFLVTTQVMELWFTVIVHEWETAARALREDDVPVAIAALKRSVRELEALNASWKPLGQLTPAQFNSYRSALGEGSGFQSAMYRRMEFLLGDKSASMLVPHRGAPRVHAELEKALHEPSLYDEVLRLLARRGHPVPAAVLDRDVSRRYEPSAEVEAVWTALYAGDENDQLARLGEALTDVAELVWRWRNDHLVATRRAMGAKTGTGGSAGVAWLEKRARKNVFPELWTARSHV